The DNA segment GATTCCGACGCCGAGGCGCGCGAGCTGGTGCGGCTGCTCAAGGGCATCCCGGCCAAGATCAACCTGATCCCGTTCAATCCCTGGCCCGGCACGACATACGAATGCTCGGACTGGGACCGGATCGAGCGCTTCTCCGAGATCGTCTTCCGCGCCGGCTACGCCTCGCCGGTGCGCACCCCGCGCGGGCGCGACATCCTCGCCGCCTGCGGCCAGCTCAAGAGCGAGACCGAAAAGCTTTCCGCCCGCGCCAGGCTGATGCTGGACGAGGCGCAGGCCGCTGCTCCCGCTGTCGCGGCGGAATAAGCCTTGCTGCGCTGGCTCGTGCTCATCCCCTTCGCCTGCCTCGTCGCGATGGGGGCGGGGCTGTTCGCGCTCGCCATGGCGAGCGTCGCCTCGCCGGCGCTGGCGCTGATGATCGGCGGCGGCATCGAGCGGCTCGTCGACATCCTGCTCGGTTTCGCCGAGAGCGGCATGGATCCTGCGCCGGCGGCGCAGGCGGCCTTTGCCCTGGTCGCCCGGCTCGGGCGTGCGATCATCGTCGCGCCGGTGGTGCTCGTCGCGATCGGCTCGGAGCTGTTCAGGCTGCGCGGCGGGCTCGTCCAGAGCGGGATGACCGGCTTCCTCGCCGCGCTCTTGCCGCTCGCCATGCTGCGGCTGTCGCGCGCGCCGAGCGCGGCCGAGATCCAGATCGTCTCCGGCCTCTTCCTGGTCGGAGCGGCGACGGGCTTCGTCTACTGGCTGATCGCCGGGCGCGGTGCCGGCGGCGAAGGTGCATCCGCGCGCGGAATCCAGCGGGCCGATTGAGCCCGGCATCTGCCGTTGCGTCAGTTGGCGCACGCGCCCATAGTGCCAAGTCCGCTCTGACGGAGTCCCGACCATGCGCACGCTGCCGTTTCTGCGATTGCTCGCCCTGCTTGCTTTCGGTGTCGCTGCGGCGTCAACCTTAGCCCAATCGGCGCGGCAGCCGGTCGCGCTCGTCCTGATCCCCGGTGCCGGTGGTATCGATCCGCGGGATTTCCTGGTGAGGAGCGAGCCGATCTTTCAATCCGCCGGGCTGGAAACCGTGTTGACCACGAGTGCGGGGCAGGCGGGTTCGCTGATCTCCCAGTTCAAGGGCCGGGGCATGCGCGTCGTCCTGGTGGGCATGAGCCTCGGTGCGGTCACGGCGGCGCAGGCCGTGGCGAACGGGGCGCAGCCCGACGGTGTCGTCTTTGCCTCCGGCGGGCTTCTACCGCCGGGCACGCCGAACGGCTCGGTCGTGGGAACGCTCGGCGATCCCTCCCGGCTGCCGCGAACGCTCGTGCTGCATCATCGCGGCGACCAGTGCTTCCTCACGCCGCCCGAGGCGGTGCCGGAATTCGTCCGCTGGTCGCGCGGCCGCGCGCGGGCGAGCTGGATCAGCGGCGGCGGCGGCTTCGGGCCGCCCTGCCGCCCGAATACGCCCCATACCTTCGAGGGCCGGCAGCAGGCCGCGGCCGGCGCGATCATCCAGTTCGCGCGCAGCGCGCGCTGACGGTGCCGCTCAATCCCCGATCGCGACGCCCTCGCGCCTTCCGTCGGCGCCGCCCGAAAAGCCCTCCGGCGTCTTGACGATGGCCTGCGTGCCCGAGGTCATCTCCAAGAGGCGGACCTCGTGGCCCCTGGCTTCGAGCGCGGCCTTCCAGGCTTCGGCTTCCGTGCCCTTCTCCAGCTCGGTCGGGCCGTTGCGGCTGCCGAAATTACCGAAATCGACCGCGGCTTGCGGGTCCATCCGCCAGTCGAGCAGCGCGATCAGCGTCTTGCCGACATAGCCGATGATCTGGCTGCCGCCCGGCGAGCCGACCACGGCATAAAGCCTGCCGAAAGCGTCGAAGACCAGCGTCGGCGCCATCGAGGAGCGGGGCCGCTTGCCCGGCTCGACCCGGTTGGCGACGGGCTTGCCGTCCTCCTCCGGCGCGAAATTGAAATCGGTCAATTCGTTGTTGAGCAGGAAGCCGCCTTGAGTCATGAGGCGCGCGCCGAAACCGTCCTCGATCGTCGTGGTCATGGCGACGGCATTGCCCTCAGCATCCACCACCGAGATGTGGCTGGTGCCGTTCTCGACGCCCTCCGAAGGGGCGAGCAATTCGGCGCGCCGATGCGGCGGATCGCCAGGCTTGGCCCGGCCCATCGAGCGCTCGGGGCCGATCAGGGCGCCGCGCGAGCGGATATAGTCGCGGTCGATCAGGCCGCGCAGAGGCACGGCGGCGAAGGCCGGATCGGCGAGATAGAGCGCCCGGTCGGCGAAGGCGAGCCGGCCGGCCTCGCTGAACCAGTGCGCGGCCTCGGCGCCCGGCCCCATCCGGCGCAGATCCCGCCCTTCGAGCATGCCGAGCATCTGCTGGATGGCGACGGCGCCCGAGCTCGGCGGACCCATGCCGCAGAGGCGCCAGATCCGGTAGGCGCCGCAGACCGGCTCGCGCTCCTCGACGCGGTAGGCGGCAAGATCGGCTAGCGTGATGTCGCCGGGATTGGTCGGGTGGCCGGTGACGGTCGCGACGATGTCCGCGGCGAGCGGCCCCGTGTAGAGGGCCCCCGCACCCCGCGCCGCGATGGCGCGCAGCGTCGTCGCGAAGGCCGGGTTCTTCAGCAGCATGCCGGCGGCTTTGGGCTTGCCGTCCGGCTCGTAGAAATAGGCCGCGGCCAGCGGGTTCTTCGGCAGCTCCTTTTCGCCGGCCAGCAGCCCCGCCAGGCGCGGCGAGATCGTGAAGCCCTCCTCGGCCAGCTTCAGCGCCGGAGCGATCAGATCGACCCAGGGCAGCTTGCCCCAGCGGTGGTGCGCCTCTTCCAGCAGCTTCAGCGTTCCCGGCACGCCGACCGAGCGGCCGCCGACCACGGCCTCCCGGAACGGCATCGGCCTGCCGTCCTTCATGAAGCGGTCGGGTTTTGCGGCCGCGGGCGCCGTCTCGCGCCCGTCCAGCGTCGTCGCCTTGCGGGCCGCCTCGTCCCAATGGACGAGGAAGGCGCCGCCGCCGATGCCGGAGCTCTGCGGCTCGACCAGATTGAGCACGAGCTGGATCGTGATGGCGGCATCGGCCGCGCTGCCGCCGGCGCGCAGGATCTCGCGCCCGGCCGCCGCGGCCAGCGGATTGGCGGCGGCGGCCATGAAGCGCTGGGCGGTGCCGAGCCTTCCGACGCTGCGCCCGGTCGCGGCTTCGGGGGCGGGGGCGAGCGGCTGCGCGACGGCGATCTGGGCGGCCAGCAGGGGGGCCAAGGGCAGGATGAGAGACAGGCGCATGGCAAAGCTCCGGTGACGGCGGCAGAATAGGCCATTCGTCGCGGCCTGACAGCTTGGAGACGCGCACGCTGGCGGGTAAAGTCACGAATCGACCATCCTGATGTCGCCAGAAGGGGTTCCCGGCATGCCGTTTCCTATCCGCTTCAGCCGGCCGCTCGTCTGGCTCGTGCTCGGCCTGTTCGGGACCGTGCTCGCCGGCTGCGGCTACAACAACGTGCCGACGCTGGAAGAGAAGGCGAAGGCCGCCTGGTCGGAGGTGCAGAACCAGTATCAGCGCCGCGCCGACCTGATCCCGAACCTCGTCGAGGCGGTGAAGGGCTATGCCGCGCAGGAGCGCGAGGTGCTGACCGCCGTGGTCGAGGCCCGCGCCAGGGCGACCCAGGTCAAGGTCGACGCCTCGACCATCAACGATCCGGCGAAGTTCAAGGAATTCCAGGACGCGCAGAACCAGCTCACCGGCGCGCTCGGGCGGCTGCTCGTCACGGTCGAGCGCTATCCGGAGCTGAAGTCGAACCAGAACTTCCTCGCCCTGCAGTCGCAGCTCGAGGGCACCGAGAACCGCGTCGCCGTGGCAAGGCGCGACTACATCCAGGCGGTGCAGGCCTTCAACACCGAGATCCGCACCTTTCCCGGCGTGATCTGGGCGAAATTGTTCTGGGGCGCCAAGCCGATGGAGACCTTCACGGCGACCGCCGGGGCCGAGCGCCCGCCCGCGGTGAAGTTCTAAAGGGACCGAGGGCGGACGCCCGTGGCATCGCTTCGCCCGCGACTGACGGTGCTGCGTGCGGCGGCCGCCTGCCTCGCCCTCGTCTGGACCGGGCTCGCGCTCGCCGCGGAGCCGTCCTGGCCGGCCCTGACCGGGCGGGTCGTCGACGGTGCGAACCTCATCGCCCCCGACGTCCGCCAGCGGATCGAGGACAAGCTCAAGGCGCATGAGGACAAGACCTCCGACCAGGTCGTGGTCGCGACCGTGCCGTCGCTGCAGGACGTGACGATCGAGGATTTCGCCAACGGCCTGTTCCGCCACTGGCAGCTCGGCCAGAACGGAAAGAACAACGGCGCCCTGCTGATCGTCGCGCCGAAGGAGCGCAAGGTCCGCATCGAGGTCGGCTATGGGCTCGAAGGGGCGCTGACCGACGCACTCTCGAAGGTCATCGTCACCACGGCGATCGCGCCGAAGTTCAAGACCGGGGATTTCACCGGGGGGATCGAGGCCGGCGTCGACGCCATCCTGACCATCCTGGCGGGCGACGCCGAGGAATGGCAGCGCCGGGCCGAGGTCCGCTCGGACGAGAGCGCGCTCGGCGAGGATATCGCCGTCATTATCGCGATGGTCCTGATCTTCCTGTTCGTCGTCGCCTTCCTGCGGGGCCTGAGGCAGCAGGGCGGGGCGCGGCGGCATCGCCTGCGCAACGGGCGATGGGTGAGCCTGCCGCAGAGCACGAGCTGGAGCACGGGTTCGAGCTCCAGCTCGGGCTGGAGCAGCGGCGGAGGCGGCTGGAGCTCGGGCGGGGGCGGGTTTTCGGGCGGCGGCGGCTCATCCGGCGGCGGCGGGGCCTCGGGAGACTGGTGATGGATGCAGCCGACAGGGATGCGATCGCGGAAGCGGTGCGCCGGGCCGAGAGCCTGACGGCCGGCGAGATCGTCGTGGTGATCGACCGGGCGGCGTCGAGCTATCGCAACGTCCCGGTTATGATGGCGCTCACCCTGGCGCTGTTCGTGCCCTGGCCGCTGATCTCGCTGACCACGATCAGCGCGCAGAAGATCTTCCTGATCCAGCTTCTCTGCGCGGCGGCGCTCCTGGCGACGCTGCTCTGGTACGGCCGCGGCGGGCGCTTCGTGCCCGGCTTCGTCAAGCGTCGGCGCGCGCATGACGTGGCGCTGCGGGAGTTCACGGCGCGCGGGCTGACGCGGACGAAGGGACGCACCGGCGTCCTCATCTATATCGCGCTGCAGGAGCGCTATGCCGAAATCCTCACCGACACCGGTATCGACGGGCTGGCCGGGGAGGATGCCTGGGGCGCCATCATCGAGCCGCTGCTCGCCGCCGCGCGCGAGGACCGGCTGACGGAAGGGTTGATCGCGGCCGTCGGTGCGGTCGGCACGGTTCTGGCGCAGCATGCGCCGCCGGTTCCCGACGATGTCGACGAGCTGCCGAACAAGGTGATCCTGCTCTGAGCCCCCGGCAGGCTCAGCGGCGCGCCGGTCCCCCGGCCGGTCCCCTGGCCGCACCGAGGATTGCGCCCGGCATCGTCAAGCCGTGCTTGCCGGTGCGCTCGGCCTGGACGATGACGACATAGCCGTCGGCCTCCGGGGCCTCGGTCGCCGAGAGCGGCGCGGTCAAGGTCGTCTCCCCGCCGGTCCAGTCGCCGACGCGGACCATGCCGCGCACGACATTGGCATAGGAGAGCGTGCGGCCCTGGTTCTCGCCGCGGGTGACCGGCACGGCCGCCTGATGCGTGGTCGGCAGCACCCAGACGCCGGCGCTCGTCGCGGCCCCGCCTGCGGCCGGCGCGACCCGGATCCGGAGCGCGCCGCCCTCCTCCTTCAGCGTGACGCTCGCTGCAAAGCCGGTCGCGGCGAACTGGCTCACCGCCTTCTCGATATCCGCCCGCTCCGAGCCGATCGCATGGGCGGTGCCGTTGACGACGGCCTGGGGGGTGTAGACCTGCCCGTCGCCGCGGGCCTTGGCGTAGAACTTCTGGCGACGGGCGAAGGAATCCTTGCCGAGCGTGTCCTTCCAGCCGAGATAGTCCCAATACGTCACCGGCAGGGTGAGCGCGATCAGCCCGGGGTCCCTGGCGAGCTCCATCACCAGCGCGTCGGCCGGTGGGCAGGAGGAGCAGCCCTGGCTGGTGAAGAGCTCGATCACCGCCTTGAGCGGCTTTGCCGGCGCCTCGGCCCGCGCCGCCGCCAGGCCCAGCGCAAGGGCCGCGGCAGTCGCTGCGAGATGGCGCGGGCGAGGGGACATGGTCAGGGCTCTTTGGGCGACGGATCTTGCGGAGGTTAGCAAAGCCCGCAATCCGCCGGCGAGGGAAATCACGTTGCCTTGAAAACCGGCACCGTCGCGCGGGCGTGATCGAATTCGGCGCGCGCGGCGGCCGGAATCATGTTGGGGCGCCAGCGGCGATGCATCCAGAGCCATTGCTCGGGATGCTCGCGCACCCAGCCCTCGACCACGGCCGTCATCATCGCCATCGCGCCCTCGACGTCGATCTCACCCCCGGCGTCGCGCGGCAGGTCGAGCGGCGGCGTCAGCTCCAGCCGGAAGCGGTGGTCCGGCAGGCGCACCACCCGCACGCCATGGACCGGGCATTCGAAGCGGCGGGCGAACTTGCCCATGATCGGGTTGGTCAGCGCCGGGCGGCCGAAGAAGGGCACGACCACGCCGCGGGTGAAATGCTGGTCGATCAGCATGCCGAGATGGCCGCCCTTCTCCAGCACGCCCTGCATGGCGAAGGCGGCTCCCTGCTTGGCCGCCGCGAGCCCGCCCATGGCGCCGGAGCGGATCTCGTGGACCACGGCCGCGATCGCCGGGTCGTTGGGGGCGCGGAAGACGGCGGTGGTCTCGAGATCGTAGGCCGCCGCGCAGATCGCCGGCAGCTCCCAATTGGCGAGATGGGTCGAGAAGATCAGGCCGGGCTTGCCGTCATCCTTGAGCGCGATGAAATGCTCGATGCCCTTGACCTCGACGCGCGAGGGCTTGTCGGGGTTGTGGTAGTCGTAGTCGAAGAGGGCGCCGAGATTGGCGTATTCGCCGGCGACGCGGCCGAGGTTTTCCCAGGCGCCGCGCGCGATGCGCCTGACCTCGGCCTCGTCCTTCTCGGGGAAGGCGGCCCGGATATTGGCGAGCGCGACGCGGTTGACCGGGATCAGCGGGCTTGCCGTGCGCAGGAGCCAGCCGCCGAGATCGCTGGCGCGGTCGGGTCCCAGCAGGCGCAGGAAGCCGAACAGGGCGCGGATCACGCCGATCATCACCGCAGCACCGGCGCGCGCGGCGATCGCCTTCAATCGTCTCAAGGTCGGTCCAGCCTCAATCGCCCGTGCCGAGAGCAAGACCGGGCCTCAAAGGGCGCGATCTGGGGCAGGAACGGCGCCCGCGTCAAGTGCCGGCCGGGCAGAGCCGCGAGGCTCAGAAGGCGACGACGACCTTGCCGAAGACCTGCCGGCCCTCGA comes from the Bosea sp. (in: a-proteobacteria) genome and includes:
- a CDS encoding thioredoxin family protein: MSPRPRHLAATAAALALGLAAARAEAPAKPLKAVIELFTSQGCSSCPPADALVMELARDPGLIALTLPVTYWDYLGWKDTLGKDSFARRQKFYAKARGDGQVYTPQAVVNGTAHAIGSERADIEKAVSQFAATGFAASVTLKEEGGALRIRVAPAAGGAATSAGVWVLPTTHQAAVPVTRGENQGRTLSYANVVRGMVRVGDWTGGETTLTAPLSATEAPEADGYVVIVQAERTGKHGLTMPGAILGAARGPAGGPARR
- a CDS encoding lipid A biosynthesis lauroyl acyltransferase; translated protein: MIGVIRALFGFLRLLGPDRASDLGGWLLRTASPLIPVNRVALANIRAAFPEKDEAEVRRIARGAWENLGRVAGEYANLGALFDYDYHNPDKPSRVEVKGIEHFIALKDDGKPGLIFSTHLANWELPAICAAAYDLETTAVFRAPNDPAIAAVVHEIRSGAMGGLAAAKQGAAFAMQGVLEKGGHLGMLIDQHFTRGVVVPFFGRPALTNPIMGKFARRFECPVHGVRVVRLPDHRFRLELTPPLDLPRDAGGEIDVEGAMAMMTAVVEGWVREHPEQWLWMHRRWRPNMIPAAARAEFDHARATVPVFKAT
- a CDS encoding LemA family protein; amino-acid sequence: MPFPIRFSRPLVWLVLGLFGTVLAGCGYNNVPTLEEKAKAAWSEVQNQYQRRADLIPNLVEAVKGYAAQEREVLTAVVEARARATQVKVDASTINDPAKFKEFQDAQNQLTGALGRLLVTVERYPELKSNQNFLALQSQLEGTENRVAVARRDYIQAVQAFNTEIRTFPGVIWAKLFWGAKPMETFTATAGAERPPAVKF
- the ggt gene encoding gamma-glutamyltransferase; this encodes MRLSLILPLAPLLAAQIAVAQPLAPAPEAATGRSVGRLGTAQRFMAAAANPLAAAAGREILRAGGSAADAAITIQLVLNLVEPQSSGIGGGAFLVHWDEAARKATTLDGRETAPAAAKPDRFMKDGRPMPFREAVVGGRSVGVPGTLKLLEEAHHRWGKLPWVDLIAPALKLAEEGFTISPRLAGLLAGEKELPKNPLAAAYFYEPDGKPKAAGMLLKNPAFATTLRAIAARGAGALYTGPLAADIVATVTGHPTNPGDITLADLAAYRVEEREPVCGAYRIWRLCGMGPPSSGAVAIQQMLGMLEGRDLRRMGPGAEAAHWFSEAGRLAFADRALYLADPAFAAVPLRGLIDRDYIRSRGALIGPERSMGRAKPGDPPHRRAELLAPSEGVENGTSHISVVDAEGNAVAMTTTIEDGFGARLMTQGGFLLNNELTDFNFAPEEDGKPVANRVEPGKRPRSSMAPTLVFDAFGRLYAVVGSPGGSQIIGYVGKTLIALLDWRMDPQAAVDFGNFGSRNGPTELEKGTEAEAWKAALEARGHEVRLLEMTSGTQAIVKTPEGFSGGADGRREGVAIGD
- a CDS encoding TPM domain-containing protein, translating into MDAADRDAIAEAVRRAESLTAGEIVVVIDRAASSYRNVPVMMALTLALFVPWPLISLTTISAQKIFLIQLLCAAALLATLLWYGRGGRFVPGFVKRRRAHDVALREFTARGLTRTKGRTGVLIYIALQERYAEILTDTGIDGLAGEDAWGAIIEPLLAAAREDRLTEGLIAAVGAVGTVLAQHAPPVPDDVDELPNKVILL